The following proteins come from a genomic window of Alkalibacter saccharofermentans DSM 14828:
- the gatB gene encoding Asp-tRNA(Asn)/Glu-tRNA(Gln) amidotransferase subunit GatB, whose amino-acid sequence MDYEIVIGLEIHSELDTKTKIFCGCSTVFGAEENTQTCPVCLGLPGVLPVLNKKVVEYAVKAGIATGCKIAGYSKMDRKNYFYPDLPKAYQISQFDLPICEDGSIDIDLGEYKKTIGITRIHIEEDAGKLIHDAGSGTLADNNRCGVPLIEIVTEPDMRSAQEARVFAEKIKSILEYTEVSDCKMQEGSLRFDVNLSVMKKGAKEFGTRTEMKNLNSFRALERAVEYESKRQIFELERGNRIIQETRKWDDDKAESFSLRSKEEAHDYRYFPDPDLVPVVLTEEYIDNIRRHLPKLPWLRKAEYMERWQLSEYDANVLTTSKDVANFFEKTVEVCDDAKSAANWLMGDISAAMNEKNIGIKEIGFAPENLGELINLINKNTISGSIAKKVLKEMFETGKEPMKIVEEKNLGQMNDASELKNMVLEVMKANPQSVEDLKGGKEKAIGFLVGQIMKQTKGKANPGMVNQLIKESLDQF is encoded by the coding sequence ATGGATTATGAAATAGTTATAGGACTTGAGATACATTCGGAGCTAGACACTAAGACCAAGATATTCTGCGGATGCAGCACGGTCTTTGGCGCTGAAGAAAACACCCAGACATGTCCAGTTTGCTTGGGACTGCCGGGAGTTCTTCCCGTATTAAATAAAAAGGTCGTCGAATATGCTGTTAAAGCGGGAATAGCAACAGGCTGTAAAATTGCGGGATACAGCAAAATGGATAGAAAAAATTACTTCTATCCCGACCTTCCCAAGGCTTATCAGATTTCACAGTTCGATTTGCCTATTTGTGAAGATGGCAGCATCGATATTGACTTGGGGGAGTACAAAAAAACCATAGGCATTACAAGAATCCACATAGAAGAGGATGCAGGAAAGCTGATCCACGACGCAGGCTCTGGAACACTGGCCGACAATAACAGATGCGGGGTACCGCTTATCGAAATCGTAACCGAACCGGATATGCGAAGTGCCCAGGAAGCAAGGGTTTTTGCAGAGAAGATAAAATCCATATTGGAGTATACCGAGGTTTCAGATTGCAAGATGCAGGAAGGCTCTCTTCGTTTTGATGTTAACTTGTCAGTAATGAAAAAAGGCGCAAAGGAATTTGGGACGAGAACTGAGATGAAAAATCTAAACTCTTTCAGAGCCTTGGAAAGGGCTGTTGAATATGAGTCGAAAAGACAGATATTCGAGCTTGAGAGAGGAAATAGAATAATTCAGGAAACCAGAAAATGGGATGACGACAAGGCCGAGAGTTTTTCTCTTAGAAGCAAAGAGGAAGCCCACGATTACAGGTATTTCCCAGATCCAGATCTGGTTCCGGTAGTTCTGACGGAGGAGTATATCGACAATATCAGAAGGCATCTGCCAAAGCTTCCCTGGTTGAGAAAAGCGGAATACATGGAGAGATGGCAGCTGTCGGAATACGATGCGAATGTGCTTACTACATCCAAAGATGTCGCTAATTTCTTCGAAAAGACAGTAGAGGTATGCGATGACGCAAAATCTGCGGCGAACTGGTTGATGGGAGACATATCTGCTGCCATGAATGAAAAAAACATAGGGATCAAGGAAATCGGATTCGCGCCGGAAAATCTGGGTGAGCTCATAAACCTGATCAACAAGAATACTATAAGCGGCAGCATCGCTAAAAAAGTTCTAAAGGAAATGTTCGAAACCGGCAAGGAGCCTATGAAAATAGTCGAAGAGAAAAACCTTGGACAAATGAACGATGCATCAGAGCTTAAGAACATGGTGCTTGAAGTCATGAAGGCAAACCCCCAATCTGTGGAAGACCTTAAAGGCGGCAAGGAAAAAGCAATAGGATTTTTGGTAGGACAGATAATGAAACAAACGAAAGGCAAGGCAAATCCCGGAATGGTAAACCAGCTGATCAAGGAGAGCCTGGACCAATTTTAA
- a CDS encoding XTP/dITP diphosphatase: MKIVLATGNAHKKIEIEDILKNRNIEISTMKDEGIFVDIVEDGITFEENALIKARAVKANTENAVMADDSGLEVEYLNNAPGVRSARFAGEDATDAENNEKLLKLLKNIPKEDRRARFVCVVALIDEGGREYIFRGECEGIIANELAGEGGFGYDPLFFVESAGKTYAQLTSEEKNKISHRAMALKEAGELMNRLSGGQR, encoded by the coding sequence ATGAAAATAGTTTTAGCTACAGGAAATGCGCACAAGAAAATTGAGATAGAAGATATCTTGAAAAACAGGAACATAGAGATATCAACAATGAAGGATGAAGGCATCTTTGTTGATATCGTAGAAGACGGAATTACATTTGAAGAAAACGCACTTATAAAAGCAAGAGCCGTAAAAGCTAATACTGAGAATGCTGTCATGGCAGACGATTCAGGGCTGGAAGTTGAATATTTGAATAACGCTCCCGGGGTTAGATCGGCCAGATTTGCAGGTGAAGATGCTACTGACGCTGAAAACAACGAGAAGCTTTTGAAACTCCTTAAAAACATCCCTAAGGAGGATAGGAGAGCAAGGTTCGTGTGCGTTGTTGCTTTAATAGATGAAGGCGGCAGAGAATACATTTTCAGAGGCGAATGCGAAGGGATTATAGCAAATGAGCTTGCAGGTGAAGGTGGCTTTGGCTATGACCCTCTGTTTTTTGTCGAAAGTGCAGGAAAGACATATGCACAGCTAACATCAGAGGAGAAAAACAAGATAAGCCACAGAGCAATGGCTTTAAAAGAGGCGGGGGAATTAATGAACCGACTCTCAGGAGGTCAAAGATGA
- a CDS encoding AIR synthase family protein, giving the protein MEIGKISNELLEQIVFSKIKYRHPDVLVGSGLAEDCSLVSFKDEICIVSTDPITATANNIGKLAVLVSGNDVATKGIKPFAIMVTLLIPPDAEIEEVKGVIEEIIEVSNDMEVELIGGHTEVTDAVNRIVVSATSLGKGSLEQVVYGKEVLPGDKIIMTKYAACEGTVILYDDFREDLEGLLTDKDKAEIELLRGSLSVCDEGVIAGERGAKYMHDVTEGGVLGAVWETAKKFGLGAVLHKDEVPVLESTQKIADRFGIDPLKLISSGVMLIAADNKEAGNILKGLENKNINCRIIGEFTKGECRLLSKTGSEEIDPPQSDDLYKAYS; this is encoded by the coding sequence ATGGAGATAGGAAAGATATCCAACGAACTTTTGGAACAGATTGTTTTTTCAAAGATAAAATACAGGCACCCTGACGTGCTGGTTGGTTCAGGACTGGCTGAGGATTGCAGCCTGGTAAGCTTTAAAGACGAAATTTGCATAGTTTCTACAGATCCCATAACGGCAACTGCCAACAATATTGGCAAGCTTGCAGTGCTTGTTTCAGGAAATGACGTTGCGACCAAGGGAATAAAGCCCTTTGCGATAATGGTGACGCTGTTAATACCACCCGATGCGGAAATCGAGGAAGTAAAAGGGGTAATAGAAGAGATTATTGAAGTATCCAACGATATGGAAGTTGAGCTCATAGGCGGACATACTGAGGTTACAGATGCGGTCAACAGGATAGTAGTAAGCGCTACCAGTCTGGGTAAAGGAAGTCTGGAACAGGTGGTATACGGCAAAGAAGTCTTGCCTGGAGACAAGATCATCATGACAAAATATGCTGCCTGCGAGGGGACGGTGATCTTATACGACGATTTCAGGGAGGATCTTGAAGGGCTGTTGACGGATAAGGACAAGGCCGAGATTGAACTGCTCAGGGGTTCCCTAAGCGTTTGTGACGAGGGTGTCATAGCAGGCGAAAGAGGGGCCAAGTATATGCATGATGTTACTGAAGGTGGAGTCCTGGGAGCGGTTTGGGAAACGGCAAAAAAATTTGGTTTGGGAGCGGTTTTGCACAAAGATGAGGTTCCGGTTCTTGAATCTACTCAAAAGATAGCAGATCGCTTCGGTATAGATCCCCTTAAGTTGATCAGCAGCGGCGTTATGCTCATCGCGGCGGATAATAAAGAAGCGGGTAATATTTTAAAAGGGCTTGAAAATAAAAATATAAACTGCAGAATTATAGGTGAATTCACCAAAGGGGAGTGTAGGCTTCTGTCAAAGACAGGTTCGGAAGAAATCGATCCTCCCCAAAGTGATGATTTATATAAAGCATACAGTTAG
- the gatA gene encoding Asp-tRNA(Asn)/Glu-tRNA(Gln) amidotransferase subunit GatA has product MDKISTIHQINDLLENSEITYEEITTKYLDRIEAVEGEVDSFIKVMKEEALESARQADAQGEKPHSPLFGIPYGLKDNICSEGVETTCASKILKGFIPPYDATVSEKLKKAGAIVLGKTNMDEFAMGSSNENSSIKKTYNPWDKTRVPGGSSGGSAACVAADEVVFSLGSDTGGSIRQPASFCGVVGLKPTYGLVSRYGLVAFASSLDQIGPITKDVTDSAIVLNYIAGHDEKDSTSVKKETEDYTTYLDPKIKGMKIGIVKEYFGEGLNPQVKERLIEAIEVYKNLGAEFVDVSLPNSKYALSAYYIISSAEASSNLARYDGIRYGYRAEEFDDLLDLYKKTRSQGFGDEVKRRIMLGTYALSSGYYDAYYKKALQVRTLIKEDFDNAFKSCDVLLSPTCPTTAFKIGEKSEDPLEMYLSDIYTVPVNIAGIPGISVPCGFDDEGLPVGMQLTGRAFGEKDILKAAYAFEQATDFHHKRAEL; this is encoded by the coding sequence ATGGACAAGATAAGCACCATACATCAGATAAATGATTTGCTTGAAAATTCAGAGATCACATATGAGGAAATAACGACCAAGTATTTGGATAGGATCGAAGCTGTAGAAGGTGAAGTGGACAGCTTTATTAAGGTCATGAAGGAGGAGGCGCTGGAAAGTGCAAGGCAGGCTGATGCTCAAGGAGAAAAGCCTCATTCGCCACTTTTTGGAATACCTTATGGACTAAAGGACAACATCTGCAGCGAAGGCGTAGAAACAACATGTGCTTCTAAAATTCTGAAAGGTTTTATTCCTCCCTACGACGCAACTGTAAGTGAAAAACTTAAGAAGGCAGGAGCAATAGTTTTAGGAAAGACCAACATGGATGAATTTGCCATGGGATCGTCAAATGAAAACTCATCTATTAAAAAGACCTACAATCCATGGGACAAGACCAGAGTGCCGGGAGGCTCAAGCGGCGGATCCGCAGCTTGTGTGGCAGCGGATGAAGTGGTGTTTTCATTGGGTTCAGATACAGGAGGATCCATAAGACAGCCAGCCTCTTTTTGTGGTGTGGTGGGCCTAAAACCCACATATGGCCTGGTTTCCAGATATGGATTGGTGGCATTTGCATCCTCCTTAGATCAAATAGGGCCAATTACCAAGGATGTTACAGACAGCGCCATAGTCCTAAACTATATAGCGGGACACGATGAAAAGGACTCGACATCTGTAAAAAAAGAAACAGAGGATTATACTACATACCTAGATCCAAAGATCAAAGGGATGAAGATAGGAATTGTAAAGGAATATTTTGGTGAAGGGTTAAACCCACAAGTAAAGGAAAGACTAATAGAGGCGATAGAGGTTTACAAAAACCTCGGCGCTGAATTTGTAGATGTTTCCCTTCCGAATTCAAAATATGCACTATCGGCTTACTATATAATATCTTCCGCGGAAGCAAGCTCCAATCTGGCAAGATATGACGGAATAAGATACGGATACAGGGCTGAAGAATTTGACGATTTGCTGGATCTTTATAAAAAGACCAGAAGTCAAGGCTTTGGCGACGAGGTAAAAAGAAGAATCATGCTTGGAACCTATGCCTTAAGCTCAGGATATTATGATGCTTATTACAAAAAAGCGCTACAGGTGAGGACTCTGATTAAAGAGGATTTTGACAATGCATTTAAATCCTGTGATGTGCTTCTTTCTCCTACATGTCCGACGACGGCTTTTAAAATAGGTGAAAAAAGCGAAGACCCTCTTGAGATGTACTTATCAGACATCTACACGGTGCCTGTAAACATAGCCGGGATTCCTGGGATTAGCGTACCTTGCGGTTTTGACGATGAGGGCTTGCCTGTCGGCATGCAGCTTACCGGAAGAGCTTTTGGAGAAAAAGACATCTTGAAGGCGGCATACGCTTTTGAGCAGGCGACGGATTTTCATCATAAAAGAGCGGAGCTATAG
- the pcrA gene encoding DNA helicase PcrA, giving the protein MKLIEGLNERQQLGVLATDGPVLILAGAGSGKTRTIIHRIAYILKEEKAKPWQILALTFTNKAAEEMRSRIREMDIEGTEDIWMSTFHSMCAKVLRFHANLLGYDRNYVIYDMADVKTILKETLTELNLDEKMYPVSMLIGRISSLKEKGIMPADFEKESMGDYREEKISSIYKLYQNKLVSNNAMDFDDLLLNTVRLFEENEEILEYYQKKFKYVLVDEYQDTNPIQFKLTDMLAKGYKNICVCGDDDQSIYAFRGADIRNILEFEKNYPEAKVIKLEQNYRSTPNIIEAANHVICNNDYRKDKKMWTDRNAGDIIEVYELNDERDESNYITNEIRNMVRDGKYDYRDFAVLYRTNAQSRVFEESFMAARIPYKMVGGTKFYVRAEIKDIIAYLIVLDNGKDDLSLKRIINTPKRGIGGATIDKLEQFAKFKGWPLYEVIKNLDEMVGLSAGVMGKLRDFADLMIRFAQLKEEVGVSQLLERVIDESGYMDMLESGKMQNAQSRAENLKELVSAAVEFEKNSMENDLTSFLENVSLYAETDNIEETGGEVLLMTIHNAKGLEFPVVFLPGMEEGIFPHERSKDNDVELQEERRLCYVGITRACDKLYMTHARYRTVYGRLNYNMKSRFLDEIPNHLVNLNEMERETVQSKPKKGVQDQTFSMNSQMGRFKKANTASLQPSSSKGDDAKAGDKIAHKIWGEGTVININGDIATVAFPQMGIKKIALSMAPIKILQG; this is encoded by the coding sequence ATGAAGCTTATCGAAGGACTTAATGAAAGACAACAATTAGGGGTACTGGCAACAGACGGACCTGTTTTGATACTGGCGGGAGCCGGATCGGGAAAGACTAGAACGATTATTCATAGAATAGCCTATATCCTAAAGGAAGAAAAGGCAAAGCCGTGGCAGATACTAGCACTGACATTTACAAACAAAGCGGCGGAAGAAATGAGAAGCCGTATACGAGAGATGGACATCGAAGGAACTGAAGACATTTGGATGAGCACATTCCACTCCATGTGCGCAAAGGTACTGCGCTTTCATGCTAACTTGTTGGGGTACGACAGAAACTATGTAATATACGACATGGCTGATGTTAAGACGATTCTTAAAGAAACATTGACAGAGCTTAATCTAGATGAAAAGATGTATCCGGTATCCATGCTGATAGGCAGGATTTCATCCTTAAAGGAAAAAGGGATAATGCCTGCCGATTTCGAAAAGGAAAGCATGGGCGACTACAGAGAAGAAAAGATCTCTTCCATATACAAGCTATATCAAAACAAGTTGGTGTCAAACAATGCCATGGATTTTGATGATCTGCTACTGAATACAGTAAGGCTCTTTGAAGAGAACGAGGAAATTTTGGAGTATTACCAAAAAAAGTTCAAGTATGTTTTAGTCGATGAGTACCAAGACACAAATCCAATACAGTTCAAATTGACTGACATGCTTGCAAAAGGCTATAAAAACATCTGCGTATGCGGAGACGACGATCAGAGCATATACGCCTTTAGAGGGGCTGATATAAGAAATATCCTGGAGTTTGAAAAAAACTATCCTGAAGCCAAAGTAATAAAGCTGGAGCAAAATTACAGGTCCACCCCAAACATAATAGAGGCTGCAAACCACGTCATCTGCAATAACGACTATAGAAAAGACAAGAAGATGTGGACGGACCGTAATGCAGGGGACATAATAGAGGTTTATGAACTTAACGACGAAAGAGACGAGAGCAATTATATAACAAACGAAATCCGCAACATGGTTAGAGACGGAAAGTATGATTATAGAGATTTTGCGGTCCTTTATAGAACCAATGCCCAGTCCAGGGTTTTTGAGGAGTCCTTCATGGCAGCAAGGATTCCATACAAGATGGTCGGAGGAACAAAGTTTTATGTAAGGGCGGAAATCAAAGACATCATAGCCTATCTGATAGTCCTAGACAATGGCAAGGACGACTTAAGCCTAAAGAGGATAATTAACACTCCGAAAAGAGGAATAGGTGGAGCTACAATCGATAAGCTGGAGCAGTTTGCCAAATTCAAAGGCTGGCCCCTATACGAAGTCATCAAGAATCTGGATGAAATGGTAGGTCTGTCGGCGGGAGTGATGGGCAAGCTTAGAGATTTTGCGGACTTGATGATTAGATTTGCACAGCTTAAAGAAGAAGTCGGCGTAAGCCAGCTGCTTGAAAGAGTGATAGACGAGTCGGGATATATGGATATGCTGGAAAGCGGTAAGATGCAAAACGCCCAGTCTAGAGCCGAAAACCTTAAAGAGCTTGTATCTGCAGCGGTGGAGTTTGAAAAGAACTCCATGGAAAACGACTTGACATCATTTTTGGAAAACGTGTCACTGTATGCAGAAACGGATAACATCGAAGAAACCGGAGGAGAGGTTCTTTTAATGACTATCCACAATGCAAAAGGCTTGGAGTTTCCAGTGGTGTTTCTTCCCGGAATGGAGGAAGGCATATTTCCTCATGAGAGATCAAAGGACAATGATGTGGAGCTTCAAGAGGAAAGAAGGCTTTGCTACGTAGGAATAACAAGAGCTTGCGACAAGCTTTACATGACTCATGCAAGGTACCGTACCGTGTACGGCAGGCTGAATTACAACATGAAATCCAGGTTCTTGGATGAAATCCCTAATCATTTGGTAAATCTTAATGAAATGGAAAGGGAAACTGTCCAGTCTAAACCAAAAAAAGGAGTTCAGGATCAGACCTTTAGCATGAATAGCCAAATGGGCAGGTTCAAAAAGGCTAATACGGCTTCTTTGCAGCCGAGTTCATCAAAAGGCGATGATGCCAAGGCAGGAGATAAAATAGCTCATAAAATATGGGGCGAAGGAACTGTCATAAACATAAATGGAGATATAGCAACAGTAGCATTTCCACAAATGGGAATCAAAAAAATTGCTCTAAGCATGGCTCCAATCAAAATTTTGCAGGGGTGA
- the gatC gene encoding Asp-tRNA(Asn)/Glu-tRNA(Gln) amidotransferase subunit GatC: MKLTKEDVMYVADLARLEFNEEEIEKYVHQLGDILNYEEQLNELDTTGVEPTAHVLPIKNVLREDVPVPSLDREKALMNAPEKDKGCFKVPKVIE, from the coding sequence ATGAAGTTGACCAAGGAAGATGTTATGTACGTGGCAGATCTTGCACGACTTGAATTCAATGAAGAGGAAATCGAAAAATATGTGCACCAGCTGGGGGATATATTAAATTACGAGGAACAGCTAAATGAATTGGACACTACAGGGGTGGAGCCCACTGCCCATGTGCTGCCAATCAAGAATGTCTTGAGAGAAGACGTTCCTGTTCCTTCTTTGGACCGTGAAAAGGCGTTGATGAACGCTCCGGAGAAGGACAAGGGGTGCTTTAAAGTGCCTAAGGTAATAGAATAG
- the ligA gene encoding NAD-dependent DNA ligase LigA, which translates to MVKDPKQEIIELVEEIEKHNKLYYEQDAPVIEDSTYDDLMNRLIELEDKYPMHSLDYSPTKRVGGKALEKFQKVVFDTPKLSLANAFEEGDLIAFDNRVKKAAGDLRYAMEYKFDGLTVVLFYQDGVFVRGATRGDGEVGEDVTENLRTVKNIPLRLKEKATLEVRGEVYIEKDGFFKLNDERKKIGENLFANPRNAAAGSIRQLDSKATAKRPLDIFVFNLESSQDREFSSHSESLEYLKALGFKTSPLKLAKTMAEVLEFCKKAEEERSKLPYDIDGLVVKVDDFEKREILGTTGKSPKWAIAYKFPAEVKETLVESIQVQVGRTGALTPVAHLKPVLISGSVVSRATLHNEDYISQRDIREGDWVFVRKAGEIIPEVIKVNMDKRGPETQPYALPKNCPECGGPTHRNEGEADRKCLNVSCPAQARRKMEHFVSKGAMNIEGLGPKQIRKFIDHHIIEEISDIYKLEEKKEKILSLDNSGEKSYEKLIASIEESKTRPLSRLIYALGIPFVGEKISKVLALRYGDIYELGNAKVEDLLSIDEIGEVIAEETRAFFDNPDNMALIKKLQMLGLNTSEEATSAGATALKGKKFVLTGTLPTLKRDEAKALIEKNGGAVIGSVSKNTDYVLAGEAAGSKLDKARSLGVEIIDEDAFKAMLQ; encoded by the coding sequence ATGGTCAAGGATCCAAAACAAGAGATAATCGAGCTAGTTGAAGAAATAGAAAAGCACAACAAACTGTACTACGAACAGGATGCTCCCGTGATCGAAGACAGCACCTATGACGATCTTATGAATAGGCTGATAGAGCTTGAGGATAAATACCCCATGCACTCTCTTGATTACTCTCCTACCAAGAGGGTGGGAGGAAAGGCCCTTGAAAAGTTTCAAAAGGTGGTTTTTGACACTCCCAAGCTTAGCTTGGCAAATGCATTTGAAGAAGGTGACCTAATAGCCTTTGACAACAGAGTGAAAAAAGCAGCCGGGGACTTAAGGTATGCCATGGAGTATAAGTTTGACGGACTGACCGTTGTTTTGTTCTATCAAGACGGGGTGTTTGTACGTGGAGCTACGAGAGGAGACGGTGAGGTTGGAGAGGACGTTACCGAAAACCTTAGAACAGTTAAGAACATCCCTTTACGATTAAAGGAGAAGGCCACCTTGGAAGTGAGGGGAGAAGTCTACATTGAAAAAGATGGATTTTTCAAGCTAAACGATGAGCGAAAAAAAATCGGGGAAAACCTCTTTGCTAACCCTCGAAACGCAGCTGCGGGATCTATCCGGCAGCTGGATTCAAAGGCAACGGCAAAAAGACCTTTGGATATTTTTGTTTTCAACCTAGAAAGCTCTCAAGACAGGGAGTTTTCAAGTCACTCAGAAAGTCTCGAATATCTAAAAGCCTTGGGTTTTAAGACGAGCCCTTTAAAACTCGCCAAGACGATGGCTGAGGTGCTTGAATTTTGCAAAAAAGCTGAGGAGGAAAGATCAAAGCTTCCCTACGATATAGACGGCCTGGTCGTAAAGGTGGATGATTTTGAAAAACGGGAAATATTAGGAACAACCGGTAAAAGCCCTAAATGGGCAATCGCATACAAGTTCCCGGCAGAAGTAAAAGAGACCTTGGTGGAGAGCATACAGGTGCAGGTTGGAAGGACCGGTGCCCTAACACCGGTAGCCCATCTTAAGCCTGTGCTGATATCCGGCTCAGTGGTCAGCAGGGCGACCCTGCACAACGAAGACTACATAAGCCAGCGGGACATCAGGGAAGGTGACTGGGTATTTGTAAGAAAAGCGGGAGAAATCATACCGGAAGTCATCAAAGTCAACATGGATAAGAGAGGACCTGAAACTCAGCCTTATGCGCTGCCTAAAAATTGTCCTGAATGCGGAGGACCTACCCATAGAAACGAAGGCGAAGCAGACAGAAAATGCCTCAATGTATCATGCCCTGCCCAGGCAAGAAGGAAAATGGAGCATTTCGTATCCAAAGGGGCGATGAACATAGAGGGGCTCGGTCCCAAGCAGATAAGAAAATTCATTGATCACCATATAATAGAGGAGATAAGCGACATTTACAAGCTGGAAGAAAAAAAGGAGAAGATTCTTTCTTTGGACAACAGCGGAGAAAAGTCATATGAAAAGCTTATAGCTTCAATCGAAGAATCTAAAACCAGGCCGCTATCAAGGCTGATTTATGCCTTGGGAATTCCATTTGTAGGGGAAAAGATATCAAAGGTTCTCGCTTTAAGATATGGTGATATTTATGAGCTTGGAAATGCCAAGGTGGAAGATCTGCTTTCTATTGACGAAATAGGCGAGGTTATAGCGGAAGAGACCAGAGCTTTTTTTGACAACCCGGACAATATGGCCTTGATCAAAAAGCTGCAGATGCTAGGACTTAATACCAGTGAAGAAGCGACATCTGCAGGTGCCACGGCACTTAAAGGCAAGAAATTCGTGCTCACAGGCACTTTGCCTACACTTAAAAGGGATGAAGCCAAAGCTCTAATAGAAAAAAACGGTGGCGCGGTGATCGGATCGGTCAGCAAGAATACTGATTATGTCTTGGCAGGCGAGGCCGCAGGCAGCAAGTTGGATAAGGCGAGAAGCCTGGGAGTGGAGATCATCGACGAAGATGCCTTCAAGGCCATGCTGCAATAA
- the rph gene encoding ribonuclease PH, with product MSRIDGRTNEELRQIKVTNDFTIYADGSVLIEAGNTKVICTAMVEEKVPIFLRGENKGWVTAEYNMIPSSTMIRKTREMSRGKADGRNVEIQRLIGRTLRSIVDLEKLGERTLWIDCDVIQADGGTRTASITGAYIALIHALEKLKAKGLIEDMPVKTSVAAVSVGIVGGVAMLDLCYEEDSRAEVDMNIIMTGNGEIIEIQGTGEERPFTKDEFARLMELAEIGIEKLSEIQKDNV from the coding sequence ATGTCGAGAATTGATGGAAGAACAAATGAAGAATTGAGGCAGATTAAGGTTACCAACGACTTTACGATATATGCAGACGGATCCGTACTGATAGAGGCAGGAAACACGAAGGTCATCTGTACGGCGATGGTGGAGGAAAAGGTGCCAATATTTTTAAGAGGAGAAAACAAGGGCTGGGTCACTGCGGAATATAACATGATACCTAGCTCTACCATGATTAGAAAGACCAGAGAGATGAGCCGAGGCAAGGCTGACGGCAGAAATGTGGAGATACAAAGACTTATAGGCAGGACGCTAAGATCTATAGTTGATTTGGAAAAACTAGGAGAAAGAACCCTTTGGATAGACTGTGATGTCATACAGGCAGACGGTGGGACGAGAACCGCATCCATAACCGGCGCTTATATCGCCCTTATTCACGCGCTTGAAAAACTTAAAGCAAAAGGTCTTATTGAGGATATGCCGGTGAAGACATCCGTTGCGGCTGTTAGCGTAGGAATAGTCGGGGGAGTAGCGATGCTTGACTTGTGTTATGAAGAGGATTCAAGGGCCGAGGTCGATATGAATATCATTATGACCGGTAACGGCGAAATAATCGAAATACAGGGAACTGGGGAAGAGAGACCTTTTACCAAGGACGAGTTTGCCAGGCTTATGGAATTGGCTGAGATTGGAATCGAAAAATTGAGCGAAATACAGAAGGATAACGTATAA